Proteins encoded by one window of Leishmania infantum JPCM5 genome chromosome 32:
- a CDS encoding putative chaperone protein DNAj: protein MSDDSVYALRGTSALYEVLGVSRNATQREIRQGYYRLAVLYHPDKNPEGSDVFKEVCFAHGILSDPEQRALYDSGTLRAELESRARACCPSMDPGVELSPEDLRVFVDRVRQTQEANRQVQSTFELRREEEMKRRAEFDAKNPAFKSEYEQARRRRHHACGGSTSAAHAHASATVDLSKTVPPKVRTSAEVLAELQREEEERLYGNPGIGPANSSSGKVAVSDGLSTKHHMLSHYRAAHSEASGAESLSSFYSGGSASATLRRRQLQTTSLPFVRAHCEKPQYSETISATVQAYANYDYLTFVEGGSMDHGELEGAIMADALGNYDRHH, encoded by the coding sequence ATGAGCGACGACAGCGTTTATGCACTGAGAGGCACGTCTGCCCTTTATGAGGTCCTCGGTGTCTCGCGGAACGCCACGCAGCGCGAGATTCGCCAGGGCTACTATAGGCTTGCGGTGCTCTACCACCCCGACAAAAACCCAGAAGGGTCGGATGTCTTCAAAGAGGTTTGCTTTGCCCATGGAATTCTCTCTGACCCAGAGCAGCGTGCCTTGTACGACAGCGGCACGCTGCGTGCAGAGCTCGAGTCGAGGGCGCGTGCCTGCTGCCCTTCCATGGACCCAGGTGTGGAGCTGAGCCCAGAGGACCTGCGTGTTTTTGTGGACCGCGTGCGACAGACTCAGGAGGCCAATCGGCAGGTGCAGTCTACCTTTGAGCTGaggcgcgaggaggagatgaagCGAAGGGCAGAGTTTGATGCCAAGAATCCGGCCTTTAAGTCGGAGTAtgagcaggcgcgccgccggcgacatCATGCCTGCGGAGGCTCCACTTCTGCAGCCCATGCACATGCTTCCGCCACTGTAGACCTATCAAAGACAGTACCACCCAAGGTGCGCACTTCCGCTGAGGTTCTGgctgagctgcagcgggaggaggaagagcgcCTCTATGGAAATCCTGGAATCGGCCCTGCCAACTCAAGCAGCGGCAAAGTAGCGGTGAGCGACGGCCTCTCTACGAAGCATCACATGCTGTCGCACTATCGCGCCGCTCACAGCGAAGCTAGCGGAGCCGAAAGTCTTAGCAGCTTCtacagcggtggcagcgcctcAGCCACcctgcgacgccgccaacTGCAAACCACTAGCTTGCCATTTGTCAGGGCGCACTGCGAGAAGCCTCAATACAGCGAAACGATTAGTGCGACGGTGCAGGCGTATGCAAACTATGACTACCTCACTTTCGTTGAAGGAGGTAGTATGGATCACGGGGAACTGGAGGGGGCGATCATGGCCGATGCCTTGGGCAACTACGACCGACACCACTGA
- a CDS encoding putative protein phosphatase 2A catalytic subunit — protein MLTEILDIDEHLATLNRCENIGEADVKRLCLKAKEIFTSEENVHKIPAPCTIVGDIHGQFYDLLELFRVGGEIPDTNYVFMGDFVDRGYHSVESFLLLLVLKIKYSRRVALVRGNHESRQITQVYGFYDECLRKYGSINVWRYCTDVFDLLPLASVVEGKIFCVHAGLSPSIQTVDQMRSIRRNCEVPHEGAMCDLLWSDPEDIDGWGLSPRGAGYLFGGDVVCQFNETNKLDLICRSHQLVMEGYKAMFNDTLVTVWSAPNYCYRCGNVASILELDEHLNKNFKIFEAAPAEAREAGQRNEVPAYFL, from the coding sequence ATGTTAACAGAAATATTGGACATTGACGAGCACCTCGCCACCCTCAACCGGTGCGAGAACATCGGCGAGGCGGATGTGAAGCGGCTGTGCTtgaaggcgaaggagatTTTCACGAGTGAGGAGAACGTGCACAAGATCCCGGCTCCGTGCACCATCGTGGGCGACATCCATGGCCAATTCTACGACCTCCTGGAGCTCTTCCGCGTCGGTGGTGAAATCCCGGACACAAACTACGTCTTCATGGGCGATTTCGTAGACCGAGGCTACCACAGCGTAGAGTCGTTCCTGTTACTACTTGTACTCAAGATCAAGTACTCTCGTCGCGTTGCGCTGGTTCGCGGAAATCACGAGTCGCGCCAAATTACACAGGTATACGGCTTCTACGATGAGTGCTTGCGCAAGTACGGCAGCATCAACGTGTGGCGCTACTGCACTGACGTGTTCGATCTCTTGCCCCTAGCGAGCGTCGTGGAAGGGAAGATCTTCTGCGTGCACGCTGGTCTGTCGCCATCGATACAGACGGTGGACCAGATGCGTTCCATCCGCCGTAACTGCGAGGTACCGCACGAGGGCGCCATGTGCGACTTGCTCTGGTCCGATCCGGAGGACATTGACGGCTGGGGCCTGtcgccgcgcggcgccggctaCCTGTTCGGCGGTGATGTCGTGTGCCAGTTCAACGAGACAAACAAGCTAGACCTCATCTGTCGCTCCCATCAGCTGGTGATGGAGGGATACAAGGCTATGTTCAATGACACGCTTGTGACGGTCTGGTCGGCGCCCAACTATTGTTACCGCTGTGGTAACGTTGCGTCTATTCTGGAGCTGGACGAGCACCTGAACAAGAACTTCAAGATTTTTGAggctgcgccggcagaggcgcgcgaggCTGGTCAGCGGAACGAGGTACCAGCCTACTTCCTATAG